The Pan paniscus chromosome 1, NHGRI_mPanPan1-v2.0_pri, whole genome shotgun sequence genome has a segment encoding these proteins:
- the LOC129395026 gene encoding PRAME family member 1-like translates to MKGGIAHQTCAFHSRISVLTSLVITNDPVSNSLSVKGCFEPPERCLQNPLENLELTCGYLLEEDMKCLSQYPSLGYLKHLNLSYVLLFRISLEPLGALLEKIAATLKTLILEGCQIHYSQLSAILPGLSHCSQLTTFYFGRNCMSMGALKDLLRHTSGLSKLSLETYPAPEESLNSLVRVDWEIFTPLRAELVCTLREVRQPKRIFTGPTPCPSCGSSPSEELELHLCC, encoded by the exons ATGAAAGGAGGGATAGCACATCAAACCTGTGCATTTCACAGTAGAATCTCTGTCCTCACCAGCTTAGTGATCACAAATGATCCTGTCTCTAATTCCCTGTCTGTAAAAGGTTGTTTTGAACCCCCGGAAAG GTGCCTCCAGAACCCCTTGGAGAACTTGGAGTTAACTTGTGGCTACCTATTGGAAGAGGACATGAAGTGTCTCTCCCAGTACCCAAGCCTCGGTTACCTAAAGCATCTGAATCTCAGCTACGTGCTGCTGTTCCGCATCAGTCTTGAACCCCTCGGAGCTCTGCTAGAGAAAATTGCTGCCACTCTCAAGACCCTCATCTTGGAGGGCTGTCAGATCCACTACTCCCAACTCAGTGCCATCCTGcctggcctgagccactgctcccagctcacCACCTTCTACTTTGGCAGAAATTGTATGTCTATGGGCGCCCTGAAGGACCTGCTGCGCCACACCAGTGGGCTGAGCAAGTTAAGCCTGGAGACGTATCCTGCCCCTGAGGAGAGTTTGAATTCCTTGGTTCGTGTCGATTGGGAGATCTTCACCCCACTTCGGGCTGAGCTGGTGTGTACACTGAGGGAAGTCAGGCAGCCCAAGAGGATCTTCACTGGTCCCACCCCCTGCCCTTCCTGTGGCTCATCACCGTCTGAGGAACTGGAGCTCCATCTTTGCTGCTAG
- the LOC117976428 gene encoding PRAME family member 15-like — MKMSIRTPPRLLELAGRSLLKDQALAISTLQELPMELFPPLFMEAFSRRRCEALKLMVQAWPFRRLPLRPLIKMPCLEAFQAVLDGLDALLTQGVHPRRWKLQVLDLQDVCENFWMVWSEAMAHGCFLNAKRNKKTVQDCPRMRGQQPLTVFIELWLKNRTLDEYLTYLLLWVKQRKDLLHLCCKKLKILGMPFHNIRSILKMVNLDCIQEVEVNCKWILPILTQFTPYLGHMRNLQKLVLSHMDVSRYVSPEQKKEIVTQFTTQFLKLRCLQKLYMNSVSFLEGHLDQLLSCLKTSLKILAITNCALLESDLKHLSQCPSISQLKTLDLNGIRLTNYSLVPLQILLEKVAATLEYLDLDDCGIVDSQVNTILPALSHCFELNTFSFCGNPICMATLENLLSHTIILRKLCLELYPAPRESYGADGTLCWSRFAQLRAELMKRVRDLRHPKRILFCTDYCPDCGDRSFYDLEADQCCC, encoded by the exons ATGAAGATGAGCATCCGGACTCCACCCAGACTCCTGGAGCTTGCGGGGCGGAGCCTGCTGAAGGACCAAGCCTTGGCCATCTCCACCCTGCAGGAGCTGCCCATGGAACTTTTCCCCCCACTGTTCATGGAGGCCTTCAGCAGGAGACGCTGTGAGGCCCTGAAGctgatggtgcaggcctggcccTTCCGCCGCCTCCCTCTGAGGCCTCTGATAAAGATGCCTTGTCTGGAGGCATTCCAAGCTGTGCTGGATGGGCTTGATGCACTGCTTACCCAAGGGGTTCATCCCAG GAGATGGAAACttcaagtgctggatttacaggatGTCTGTGAGAACTTCTGGATGGTTTGGTCTGAAGCTATGGCCCACGGGTGCTTCCTCAATGCCAAGAGGAACAAAAAAACAGTGCAGGACTGTCCAAGGATGAGAGGACAGCAGCCCTTGACTGTGTTCATAGAACTTTGGCTCAAGAACAGGACTCTGGATGAATACCTCACCTACCTCCTTCTATGGgtcaagcagaggaaagatttACTACACCTGTGCTGTAAGAAGCTGAAAATTTTGGGAATGCCCTTCCACAATATCAGAAGCATCCTGAAAATGGTGAACCTAGACTgtatccaggaggtggaagtgaaTTGCAAGTGGATACTGCCCATCCTGACACAGTTTACCCCATACCTGGGCCACATGAGGAATCTTCAGAAGCTCGTTCTCTCCCACATGGATGTCTCTCGCTACGTTTCCCCAGAGCAGAAGAAGGAGATTGTTACCCAGTTCACCACTCAGTTCCTCAAGCTGCGCTGCCTCCAAAAGCTTTATATGAACTCTGTTTCTTTCCTCGAAGGCCACCTGGACCAGCTGCTCAG CTGTCTGAAGACCTCGTTAAAGATCCTCGCAATAACTAACTGTGCGCTTTTGGAATCAGACTTGAAGCATCTATCCCAGTGCCCGAGCATCAGTCAACTAAAGACCCTGGACCTGAATGGCATCAGACTGACCAATTACAGTCTTGTGCCTCTCCAAATTCTCCTAGAAAAAGTTGCAGCCACCCTTGAGTACCTGGATTTAGATGACTGTGGCATCGTAGACTCCCAAGTCAACACCATCCTGCCTGCCTTGAGCCACTGCTTTGAGCTCAACACCTTCAGCTTCTGTGGAAATCCCATCTGCATGGCAACCCTGGAGAACCTGCTGAGTCACACAATCATACTCAGAAAGTTATGCCTGGAGCTGTATCCTGCCCCGCGGGAGAGTTATGGTGCTGATGGTACTCTCTGCTGGAGCAGATTTGCCCAACTTAGGGCTGAGCTGATGAAGAGAGTGAGGGACTTAAGGCACCCCAAGAGGATCTTGTTCTGTACTGACTACTGCCCTGACTGTGGCGACAGGTCATTTTATGACCTGGAGGCAGATCAATGCTGCTGTTGA